In Micromonospora sp. LH3U1, one genomic interval encodes:
- the cobN gene encoding cobaltochelatase subunit CobN encodes MRILLLSTADTDLLAARASGADYRLANPARVAADEVPALLDGVALVVVRLLGGRQAWPDGLAAVLATGVPTVVLGGEALPDAELMAISTVPSGVVTQALAYLVEGGPDNLGQLARFLSDTVLLTGEGFAPPALTPAYGVHGEHPTDPDRPTVGIVFYRAHALAGNTGFVDVLADAVHKAGGNPLPIFCGSLRGLTAGAGPLGLFARCDALLVTVLAAGGAVAADASGGGDEDAWDVGALAALDVPIIQALCLTSTRAQWAGSDAGLSPLDAAMQVAIPEFDGRIVTVPFSFRQIDADGLSVYAADEERAARVAGIAVRHARLRYVPNADKRVAVVLSSYPTKHSRVGNAVGLDTPVSAVRLFAALAEAGYHLGDAPLPDDGDALIHALIAAGGHDVEWLTPEQLAAAEARIPGQTYRRWFDQIPVELRERIREHWGEPPGELYTEGGDIVLAGLRFGNVVLLIQPPRGFGENLIAIYHDPDLPPSHHYLAAYRWLAAPVADGGFGADAVVHLGKHGTLEWLPGKGLGLAADCAPDAVLSDLPLVYPFIVNDPGEGTQAKRRAHAVVIDHLVPPMARAETYGDLAKLEQLLDEYATVQALDPAKVPTVRAQIWDLVRVAELHHDLHAEAMPDADDFDTFVLHLDGYLCEVKDVQIRDGLHILADAPTGEPRVNLVLAVLRAPQIWGGARALPGLRQALAGAYGLDEQALLAQPGQRLALPAALTDVVDGPAGTAADAVDLIEALARRLVIGMETLGWDAEAADTVVEEVTGQPIPDVAAVLHFAATELVPRLDRTTDELTNTLGALDGRFVPPGPSGSPTRGLVNVLPTGRNFYSVDPKAIPSRNAWDVGVALADSLLARHLADTGAYPRSVGLTVWGTSAMRTQGDDIAEVLALLGCRPVWDDRSRRVTGIEVVPTAELGRPRVDVTVRISGFFRDAFPHVVALLDDAVRRVAALDEPDEENYLRAHVTADLAEHGDERRATARIFGSKPGAYGAGLLPLIDARTWRSDADLAEVYAVWGGYAYGRGLDGREARADMERSFARIAVAVKNQDTREHDIVDSDDYFQYHGGMVAMVRHLTGTSPQAYVGDSAMPHDVRTRTLGEETRRVFRARVVNPKWIAAMRRHGYKGAFELAATVDYLFGYDATAGVVDDWMYEHLAAAYLFDETTREFLEQSNPWALRGITERLLEAADRGLWAKPEPATLDRLRDTYLASEGDLEDRV; translated from the coding sequence GTGCGTATCCTGCTGCTCTCCACCGCCGACACCGACCTGTTGGCCGCCCGCGCCAGCGGCGCCGACTACCGGCTGGCCAACCCCGCGCGGGTCGCCGCCGACGAGGTCCCCGCTCTGCTCGACGGGGTCGCCCTCGTCGTCGTACGCCTGCTCGGGGGCCGGCAGGCGTGGCCGGACGGCCTCGCGGCGGTGCTCGCCACCGGCGTGCCGACGGTCGTGCTCGGCGGCGAGGCGCTACCCGACGCGGAGCTGATGGCCATCTCCACCGTGCCGTCCGGGGTCGTCACCCAGGCGCTGGCGTACCTGGTCGAGGGCGGGCCGGACAACCTGGGGCAGCTGGCCCGGTTCCTCTCCGACACGGTGCTGCTCACCGGCGAGGGGTTCGCCCCGCCCGCCCTGACCCCGGCATACGGCGTGCACGGTGAGCACCCGACCGACCCGGACCGGCCCACCGTGGGGATCGTCTTCTACCGGGCGCACGCCCTCGCCGGCAACACGGGTTTCGTCGACGTGCTCGCGGACGCGGTCCACAAGGCCGGCGGCAACCCGCTGCCGATCTTCTGCGGCTCGCTGCGCGGGCTGACCGCGGGCGCCGGCCCGCTCGGGCTCTTCGCCCGCTGCGACGCGCTGCTGGTCACCGTGCTCGCGGCCGGCGGCGCGGTCGCCGCGGACGCCTCCGGAGGCGGCGACGAGGACGCCTGGGACGTCGGCGCCCTGGCCGCCCTTGACGTGCCGATCATCCAGGCGCTCTGCCTGACCAGCACCCGTGCGCAGTGGGCCGGCAGCGACGCCGGACTGTCCCCGTTGGACGCGGCCATGCAGGTGGCCATCCCCGAGTTCGACGGCCGGATCGTCACCGTGCCGTTCTCGTTCAGGCAGATCGACGCCGACGGGCTCTCGGTCTACGCGGCCGACGAGGAGCGGGCCGCCCGGGTCGCCGGGATCGCGGTGCGCCACGCCCGGCTGCGGTACGTGCCCAACGCCGACAAGCGGGTCGCCGTGGTGCTCAGCTCGTATCCCACCAAGCACTCCCGGGTCGGCAACGCCGTCGGGCTGGACACCCCGGTCTCGGCGGTCCGGCTGTTCGCCGCGCTCGCCGAGGCCGGCTACCACCTGGGCGACGCGCCGCTGCCCGACGACGGTGACGCGCTGATCCACGCGCTGATCGCCGCCGGCGGTCACGACGTGGAATGGCTCACCCCGGAGCAGTTGGCCGCCGCCGAGGCCCGGATACCGGGGCAGACCTACCGGCGGTGGTTCGACCAGATCCCGGTGGAGCTGCGCGAGCGGATCCGGGAGCACTGGGGTGAGCCGCCGGGCGAGCTCTACACCGAGGGCGGCGACATCGTGCTCGCCGGGCTGCGCTTCGGCAACGTGGTGCTGCTCATCCAGCCGCCGCGCGGCTTCGGGGAGAACCTGATCGCCATCTACCACGACCCGGACCTGCCGCCCAGCCACCACTACCTGGCCGCGTACCGCTGGTTGGCCGCGCCGGTCGCGGACGGCGGCTTCGGCGCGGACGCCGTGGTGCACCTGGGCAAGCACGGCACCCTGGAGTGGCTGCCCGGCAAGGGCCTCGGCCTCGCCGCCGACTGCGCACCCGACGCGGTCCTCAGTGACCTGCCGCTGGTCTACCCGTTCATCGTCAACGACCCCGGCGAGGGCACCCAGGCCAAGCGGCGGGCGCACGCCGTGGTGATCGATCACCTGGTGCCGCCGATGGCCCGCGCCGAGACCTACGGCGACCTGGCCAAGCTGGAGCAACTGCTCGACGAGTACGCCACCGTGCAGGCGCTCGACCCGGCCAAGGTGCCCACCGTGCGGGCGCAGATCTGGGACCTGGTGCGCGTCGCCGAGCTGCACCACGACCTGCACGCCGAGGCGATGCCCGACGCCGACGACTTCGACACCTTCGTGCTGCACCTCGACGGGTACCTCTGCGAGGTCAAGGACGTGCAGATCCGCGACGGGCTGCACATCCTCGCCGACGCGCCCACCGGTGAACCGCGGGTCAACCTGGTCCTCGCGGTGCTGCGCGCCCCGCAGATCTGGGGCGGCGCCCGTGCCCTGCCCGGCCTGCGGCAGGCCCTCGCCGGTGCGTACGGGCTCGACGAGCAGGCGCTGCTCGCGCAACCGGGACAGCGACTGGCGCTGCCCGCGGCGTTGACCGACGTGGTGGACGGGCCAGCCGGCACCGCCGCCGACGCCGTCGACCTGATCGAGGCCCTCGCGCGGCGGTTGGTCATCGGGATGGAGACGCTCGGCTGGGACGCCGAGGCCGCCGACACGGTGGTCGAGGAGGTGACCGGCCAGCCGATCCCGGACGTCGCCGCGGTGCTGCACTTCGCCGCCACCGAGCTGGTGCCCCGGCTGGACCGGACCACCGACGAGCTGACCAACACCCTCGGCGCGCTGGACGGCCGCTTCGTGCCGCCCGGCCCGTCCGGCTCACCCACCCGGGGCCTGGTCAACGTGCTGCCCACCGGCCGCAACTTCTACTCCGTCGACCCCAAGGCCATCCCCAGCCGCAACGCCTGGGACGTCGGGGTGGCCCTCGCCGACTCGCTGCTGGCCCGGCACCTCGCCGACACCGGGGCGTACCCCCGCTCGGTGGGGTTGACCGTGTGGGGCACCAGCGCCATGCGCACCCAGGGTGACGACATCGCCGAGGTGCTCGCGCTGCTGGGCTGCCGCCCGGTCTGGGACGACCGGTCCCGGCGCGTCACCGGCATCGAGGTCGTGCCGACCGCCGAGCTGGGCCGGCCCCGCGTCGACGTGACCGTGCGGATCTCCGGCTTCTTCCGCGACGCGTTCCCGCACGTCGTGGCGCTGCTCGACGACGCCGTCCGGCGGGTCGCCGCCCTGGACGAGCCGGACGAGGAGAACTACCTGCGGGCGCACGTCACCGCCGACCTCGCCGAGCACGGCGACGAGCGGCGGGCCACCGCCCGGATCTTCGGCTCGAAACCCGGGGCGTACGGCGCGGGTCTGCTGCCCCTGATCGACGCCCGGACCTGGCGCAGCGACGCCGACCTGGCCGAGGTGTACGCCGTGTGGGGCGGCTACGCCTACGGCCGGGGCCTGGACGGGCGGGAGGCGCGCGCCGACATGGAACGCTCCTTCGCCCGGATCGCGGTGGCGGTGAAGAACCAGGACACCCGTGAGCACGACATCGTCGACTCCGACGACTACTTCCAGTACCACGGCGGGATGGTGGCGATGGTCCGCCACCTCACCGGCACGTCACCGCAGGCGTACGTGGGTGACTCGGCGATGCCGCACGACGTGCGGACCCGCACCCTGGGTGAGGAGACCCGCCGGGTGTTCCGCGCCCGGGTGGTCAACCCGAAGTGGATCGCCGCGATGCGCCGCCACGGCTACAAGGGCGCGTTCGAGCTGGCCGCCACCGTGGACTACCTGTTCGGCTACGACGCCACCGCCGGCGTGGTCGACGACTGGATGTACGAGCACCTGGCCGCCGCGTACCTCTTCGACGAGACCACCCGGGAGTTCCTGGAGCAGTCCAACCCGTGGGCGCTGCGCGGCATCACCGAGCGGCTGTTGGAGGCCGCCGATCGGGGGCTGTGGGCCAAACCCGAGCCGGCCACCCTGGACCGGCTCCGTGACACGTACCTGGCCAGCGAGGGTGACCTGGAGGACCGGGTGTGA
- a CDS encoding RNA polymerase sigma factor codes for MLLGAGSDSEDVIQEAFVKAYRKLSRYRGESSFRSWLLAIVANETRNLHRSRARRDGLVLRAATKNPTSEIAEDGAVSAILAGERRAALVQALRQLPVRDREVIVCRFFLDLTEDETVAALGWPRGTVKSRTSRALAKLRGLLDREEARHG; via the coding sequence GTGTTGCTCGGCGCGGGCTCGGACTCCGAGGACGTCATCCAGGAGGCGTTTGTGAAGGCGTACCGCAAGCTGTCCCGCTATCGGGGCGAATCGTCCTTCCGGTCATGGCTGCTCGCGATCGTCGCCAACGAGACCCGCAACCTGCACCGCTCCCGCGCCCGGCGGGACGGTCTCGTCCTGCGGGCCGCGACGAAGAACCCGACGTCGGAGATCGCCGAGGACGGGGCGGTCAGCGCGATCCTCGCCGGGGAGCGCCGTGCCGCGTTGGTGCAGGCCCTGCGTCAACTGCCGGTACGGGACCGCGAGGTGATCGTCTGCCGATTCTTCCTCGATCTCACCGAGGATGAGACGGTGGCGGCACTGGGCTGGCCCCGGGGCACGGTGAAGTCGCGCACGTCACGGGCACTGGCGAAGCTCCGCGGCCTGCTCGACCGCGAGGAGGCCCGGCATGGGTGA
- a CDS encoding aldo/keto reductase, with translation MPIDEITAAAAGTWTLGDRTVRRMGFGSMRITANPDRDRAVALLRRVVELGVNHIDTAAFYVSPGGTLRVGTGPARYATELIRAALAPYPEDLVIATKVGFGYDPVAGFTEALTPAQLRAQVEENLRRLGRDQLDVVNLRLGRGPGAVPLVERFGALADLRAAGLIRHLGLSNARPEQVDEVAGIAPVVCVQNNYGVDAYREQDDFVRVCGERGIAYVPFFALAGTGREAGASAAQGEAVEAVARAHGVTPHQVRLAWTLHQGPHVLAIPGTGDPTHLAQNIAAGALHLTPQDLTALA, from the coding sequence ATGCCAATCGACGAGATCACCGCCGCCGCGGCGGGTACCTGGACCCTGGGCGACCGCACCGTGCGCCGGATGGGTTTCGGCTCCATGCGGATCACCGCGAACCCCGACCGCGACCGGGCCGTCGCCTTGCTGCGCCGTGTCGTGGAGCTGGGCGTCAACCACATCGACACGGCCGCGTTCTACGTCTCGCCCGGCGGAACCCTGCGGGTCGGCACCGGCCCGGCCCGCTACGCCACCGAGCTGATCCGCGCCGCGCTCGCCCCGTACCCGGAGGATCTGGTGATCGCCACCAAGGTCGGCTTCGGGTACGACCCGGTGGCCGGCTTCACCGAGGCGCTCACCCCGGCGCAGTTGCGCGCTCAGGTGGAGGAGAACCTGCGTCGGCTCGGCCGCGATCAACTCGACGTGGTCAACCTGCGCCTCGGCCGGGGACCGGGGGCGGTGCCGCTGGTCGAGCGGTTCGGCGCCCTCGCGGACCTGCGCGCCGCCGGGTTGATCCGGCACCTCGGGCTCTCCAATGCCCGGCCCGAGCAGGTGGACGAGGTGGCGGGCATCGCGCCGGTGGTCTGCGTGCAGAACAACTACGGCGTGGACGCTTACCGGGAGCAGGACGACTTCGTCCGGGTCTGCGGCGAACGGGGCATCGCGTACGTGCCGTTCTTCGCGCTCGCCGGCACCGGCCGGGAGGCGGGCGCGAGCGCCGCGCAGGGCGAGGCCGTCGAGGCGGTCGCCCGCGCCCACGGCGTCACCCCGCATCAGGTACGCCTGGCGTGGACACTGCACCAGGGCCCACACGTGCTGGCCATCCCCGGCACCGGAGACCCGACACACCTGGCGCAGAACATCGCGGCCGGCGCCCTGCACCTAACCCCCCAAGACCTGACCGCCCTCGCCTAA
- a CDS encoding MFS transporter, with protein MSAPTSRPVAPDTAPPPSRAVRLARNGVAVTFTLNGLAVGSWFSRVPAVREALDLSAGRLGLLLLAMSVGALLAMPTSGLLAQRLGAARTVTLATVLVAVGLTVAGLGATMTGSFAVVAVGLAVLGYGSGACDVAMNVEGAAVERLLGRTIMPRFHAGWSLGSVAGAVLGAGAARFDVPVGAHLVAVAVVVMTGTVLAARTFLPVGSDHTGDPADATPAARRRAQLAAWREPRTLLIGLFVLVAAFTEGAANDWLAVAFVDGRDLSEAAGAAVFAVFVVGMTVGRTAGTVALDRWGRVPVLSSTIGLAVVGASLAVLAGSGPLAIVGVALWGLGASLGFPVGMSAAADEEAHAPVRVSVVAVIGYTAFLGGPPLLGLLGDDVGTLRALLVVPLLLLPTLLLVPVLRQQHAAEPSPSAHKN; from the coding sequence GTGAGCGCCCCCACCAGCCGACCCGTAGCCCCGGACACCGCACCGCCGCCTTCACGGGCTGTGCGGCTCGCCCGCAACGGCGTCGCTGTCACCTTCACCCTCAACGGGCTGGCCGTCGGCAGTTGGTTCTCCCGGGTGCCGGCCGTCCGCGAGGCGTTGGACCTCTCCGCCGGCCGGCTCGGGTTGCTCCTGCTGGCGATGAGCGTCGGCGCGCTGCTCGCCATGCCCACCTCCGGCCTGCTCGCCCAGCGACTCGGCGCGGCCCGCACCGTCACCCTGGCCACCGTGCTGGTCGCGGTCGGCCTGACCGTGGCGGGGCTGGGCGCCACGATGACCGGGTCGTTCGCCGTCGTCGCCGTGGGGTTGGCCGTCCTCGGCTACGGCTCCGGCGCCTGTGACGTGGCGATGAACGTCGAGGGCGCGGCGGTGGAGCGGCTGCTGGGTCGTACGATCATGCCCCGTTTCCACGCGGGGTGGAGCCTCGGTTCGGTGGCCGGAGCGGTGCTCGGCGCCGGGGCGGCCCGGTTCGACGTGCCGGTCGGCGCGCATCTCGTCGCGGTGGCGGTGGTCGTGATGACCGGCACGGTGCTCGCCGCCCGGACGTTCCTGCCCGTGGGAAGCGATCACACCGGCGACCCGGCGGACGCCACCCCGGCTGCCCGTCGCCGGGCGCAGCTCGCCGCCTGGCGGGAGCCGCGCACCCTGCTGATCGGGCTGTTCGTGCTGGTGGCGGCGTTCACCGAGGGCGCCGCCAACGACTGGCTGGCCGTCGCGTTCGTGGACGGCCGGGACCTGAGCGAGGCGGCCGGCGCGGCGGTCTTCGCTGTCTTCGTCGTGGGCATGACCGTCGGGCGCACCGCGGGCACGGTCGCGCTGGACCGGTGGGGTCGGGTGCCGGTGCTCAGCAGCACCATCGGGCTCGCCGTGGTCGGCGCCAGCCTGGCCGTACTGGCCGGCTCCGGACCGCTGGCCATCGTCGGCGTCGCGCTGTGGGGCCTCGGTGCGTCGCTGGGCTTCCCGGTCGGGATGAGCGCGGCGGCAGACGAGGAGGCCCACGCGCCGGTGCGGGTGAGCGTGGTGGCGGTGATCGGCTACACCGCGTTCCTGGGTGGGCCGCCGTTGCTGGGGCTGCTCGGCGACGACGTCGGCACCCTGCGCGCGCTGCTGGTGGTGCCGCTGCTGCTGCTACCGACCCTGCTGCTGGTGCCGGTGCTGCGTCAGCAGCACGCCGCAGAACCGTCTCCGTCAGCACACAAAAACTAA
- a CDS encoding LacI family DNA-binding transcriptional regulator — MTAAAHRPATLEDVARVAGVSRSTASRVIAGTGFASPAARELVTAAVDQLAYVPNPAARALVRGGGGVRLVVAVLGTSAAVLDDPYVHRVVGSAARVCTPAGVGVALHWLPLGDPRGLEQLAGDRTVCGVLLVNTTEDLLEAVPRSLRGRVVSIGVGSRTVPSFDVDNAAGSDAVLRHLYATGRRRIAMVTGPRWLPCAQRPVETYRRLMRQAGLPERVLAGDFTAARGRAAAGEALRSWPDVDAIYAISDDTALGVIAGLRDAGVRVPGDVAVAGFDDIPLAEMTTPALTTASHPVGRIAVAAATALLDGRPTARVTLFPSALVARASA; from the coding sequence ATGACGGCAGCGGCACACCGACCGGCCACTCTCGAGGACGTCGCGCGGGTCGCCGGGGTGTCCCGGTCCACCGCGTCGCGGGTGATCGCCGGCACCGGGTTCGCCTCGCCGGCAGCCCGGGAACTGGTCACGGCAGCCGTCGACCAGCTCGCCTACGTGCCCAACCCGGCCGCCCGGGCGCTGGTCCGCGGCGGCGGAGGCGTACGACTTGTCGTGGCCGTTCTGGGGACCAGCGCGGCGGTGCTGGACGACCCGTACGTCCACCGGGTGGTCGGCTCGGCCGCCCGGGTGTGCACGCCCGCCGGTGTCGGGGTGGCGCTGCACTGGCTGCCGCTCGGCGACCCCCGCGGTCTCGAACAGCTCGCCGGGGACCGCACCGTGTGCGGGGTTCTTCTGGTCAACACCACCGAGGACCTGCTGGAGGCGGTGCCACGGTCGCTACGCGGCCGGGTGGTCTCGATCGGCGTCGGCTCGAGGACTGTGCCATCGTTCGACGTCGACAACGCCGCCGGCTCCGACGCGGTGCTGCGTCACCTGTACGCCACGGGTCGCCGCCGGATCGCCATGGTCACCGGCCCGCGGTGGCTGCCGTGCGCGCAACGCCCCGTGGAGACGTACCGCCGACTCATGCGCCAGGCCGGCCTGCCCGAGCGGGTGCTGGCCGGGGACTTCACGGCGGCGCGCGGCCGGGCGGCGGCCGGCGAGGCACTGCGCAGCTGGCCGGACGTCGACGCGATCTACGCGATCAGCGACGACACCGCGCTCGGGGTGATCGCGGGCCTGCGTGACGCCGGCGTGCGGGTGCCGGGCGATGTCGCGGTGGCCGGCTTCGACGACATCCCGCTGGCCGAGATGACCACCCCGGCGCTGACCACGGCGAGCCACCCGGTGGGGCGGATCGCCGTCGCCGCGGCCACCGCCCTGCTGGACGGACGTCCGACCGCTCGGGTGACCCTCTTTCCGTCCGCCCTGGTGGCCCGGGCCAGCGCCTGA
- a CDS encoding alpha/beta hydrolase, protein MSDSAPPHRDPAQGPRHGRLATRPHPPVTPGPTGLVPMTGPDGGRVALAYVPEPAADASPYRLVLLLHGAGGSARQGLDLLLPVADAHHLLLVAPQSSAASWDLIAGGFGADVGRIDGLLATVFDGYPVYDVTLGGFSDGASYALSLGLANGDLIDAVVAFSPGFAAPPVTDGRPRIFVSHGVDDRVLPIDVCSRRLVPHLHDLGYDVSYEEFHGGHDVPTPIRDAATTWLTTPP, encoded by the coding sequence GTGTCCGACTCCGCGCCGCCGCACCGGGACCCGGCGCAGGGTCCTCGGCACGGCCGGTTGGCCACACGACCCCACCCGCCGGTGACGCCGGGTCCCACCGGGCTCGTGCCGATGACCGGCCCCGACGGTGGCCGGGTGGCTCTGGCGTACGTCCCGGAGCCGGCAGCCGACGCTTCGCCGTACCGGTTGGTGCTGCTCCTGCACGGTGCGGGCGGCTCGGCGCGGCAAGGGCTGGACCTGCTGCTGCCCGTCGCGGACGCACATCACCTGCTGCTGGTCGCTCCGCAGTCGTCGGCGGCCAGTTGGGATCTGATCGCCGGCGGCTTCGGGGCGGACGTCGGGCGCATCGACGGGCTGCTGGCGACCGTCTTCGACGGCTACCCGGTGTACGACGTGACGCTCGGCGGCTTCTCCGACGGCGCCTCGTACGCGCTGTCGCTGGGCCTGGCCAACGGCGACCTGATCGATGCGGTGGTGGCCTTCTCCCCTGGTTTCGCCGCGCCACCGGTCACCGACGGCCGTCCACGGATCTTCGTGTCGCACGGTGTGGACGACCGGGTGCTGCCCATCGACGTGTGCAGCCGCCGACTCGTCCCCCACCTGCACGACCTCGGCTACGACGTCAGCTACGAGGAGTTCCACGGCGGCCACGACGTCCCCACCCCGATCCGCGATGCCGCCACCACCTGGCTCACCACCCCACCCTGA
- a CDS encoding FUSC family protein has protein sequence MRRFSGLRTAGGRLRHGWRPVLEATVAATVAWLLATRLLGHPQPFFAPAAALIVLGQARGQRIRRAVEVVLGVAAGVLVADLVVQALGPGSTWTVFTVILLTVLLAVAFGATGVTLVQAAVSALYLVVVAPPDGSLVPFRFVDALIGGAVALAASLLVDARRPLAPLVAEVRRTFDELAGLLGGVADALDHRDEAAAVAALTQARGMDARVDGLRDGVLAAGEALRLNVRRRRHIGRLRSVDESIRQIDYAVRNVRVLARAGVTLSRLRTPAPPELGAALRSLAEAVRQAGAALAADLDGQDETADQHATRADESALAAVHTAGQLFGSTQTLPLAMIIGQVRATAIDLLRGVNPEDDVAVLARVDEALGLPAV, from the coding sequence ATGAGGCGGTTCAGCGGCCTGCGGACGGCCGGTGGGCGGCTTCGACACGGCTGGCGGCCGGTGCTGGAGGCGACCGTCGCCGCGACCGTGGCCTGGCTGCTGGCCACCCGGTTGCTCGGGCACCCGCAGCCCTTCTTCGCGCCGGCCGCAGCACTGATCGTTCTCGGTCAGGCCCGGGGCCAACGCATCCGCCGGGCCGTCGAGGTCGTCCTCGGGGTCGCCGCCGGGGTGCTCGTCGCGGACCTGGTGGTGCAGGCGCTCGGCCCGGGCAGCACCTGGACGGTCTTCACCGTCATCCTGCTCACCGTCCTGCTCGCGGTGGCCTTCGGCGCCACCGGCGTGACGCTGGTGCAGGCCGCGGTCTCCGCGCTCTACCTGGTGGTGGTCGCACCGCCGGACGGGTCGTTGGTGCCGTTCCGCTTCGTCGACGCGCTCATCGGTGGCGCGGTAGCACTCGCGGCCAGCCTGCTGGTCGACGCCCGACGCCCGCTGGCACCGCTTGTCGCCGAGGTACGGCGGACCTTCGACGAGTTGGCCGGGCTGCTGGGCGGGGTCGCCGACGCGCTGGACCACCGCGACGAGGCCGCCGCGGTCGCCGCGCTGACGCAGGCCCGGGGGATGGACGCCCGGGTGGACGGGCTGCGCGACGGGGTGCTGGCCGCCGGTGAGGCGCTGCGGCTCAACGTACGGCGGCGCCGGCACATCGGTCGGCTGAGGTCGGTGGACGAGTCGATCCGGCAGATCGACTACGCGGTCCGCAACGTGCGGGTGCTGGCCCGAGCCGGTGTGACACTCAGCCGGCTGCGCACCCCGGCCCCGCCCGAACTGGGCGCCGCCCTGCGGTCGCTGGCCGAGGCGGTCCGCCAGGCCGGTGCCGCCCTCGCCGCCGACCTGGACGGGCAGGACGAGACCGCCGACCAGCACGCCACCCGGGCCGACGAATCGGCGCTGGCCGCCGTGCACACCGCCGGGCAGCTCTTCGGCTCGACGCAGACCCTCCCACTAGCCATGATCATCGGTCAGGTCCGGGCTACGGCAATCGACCTGCTGCGTGGCGTCAACCCCGAGGACGACGTCGCCGTCCTCGCCCGCGTCGACGAAGCCCTGGGCCTCCCCGCCGTCTGA
- a CDS encoding NUDIX domain-containing protein — translation MNVIACVMLVDPDGQLLLQLRDGNATHHPNVWGLPGGHGEPGETPEQTAERELWEETGLHADGPLHPIAVQPLPELDRVKHYFLGLTRARQEDVVLGEGAAMVFVAGDEVLDGRAWTPGTVEVLTEFLASPEYAAAVTGRTPTGSAQPAGGRQSA, via the coding sequence ATGAACGTGATCGCGTGCGTAATGCTGGTGGATCCCGACGGGCAACTGCTGCTGCAACTGCGCGACGGCAACGCGACGCACCACCCGAACGTCTGGGGGCTGCCCGGCGGCCACGGCGAGCCGGGGGAGACGCCGGAGCAGACCGCCGAGCGGGAGCTGTGGGAGGAGACCGGCCTGCACGCTGACGGGCCGCTGCACCCGATCGCCGTGCAACCGCTGCCCGAACTGGATCGGGTGAAGCACTACTTCCTCGGTCTCACCCGGGCACGGCAGGAGGACGTCGTCCTCGGTGAGGGCGCGGCGATGGTCTTCGTGGCCGGCGACGAAGTGCTCGACGGCCGCGCCTGGACTCCGGGCACCGTCGAGGTGCTGACCGAGTTCCTCGCCTCACCCGAGTACGCCGCGGCGGTCACCGGCCGGACGCCCACGGGGTCGGCTCAACCCGCCGGAGGTCGCCAGTCCGCGTAG
- a CDS encoding LppM family (lipo)protein has translation MQLNMGLTVNADDTVDGQLLLTAQKSLLSSRNKNIPAAFAELRQNIPALPAGEETGYQDDKLFGTQIAYRKAPLAGFDTESVKLVRDGDLYRFTLPLDPSKYGGKVAQQNPQQQQAFLKLMSFEISVTFPGRVIDSNGTVNGRSVSWKVDSNQDKPTELRAVAEAPPRPSASPAAAGDGGGFPWLLIVGGALLLLLLAAVVVLLLRRRHPAAPAAPGPTAPGPPAGAPGPG, from the coding sequence ATGCAACTCAACATGGGTCTCACCGTCAACGCCGATGACACGGTCGACGGGCAGTTGCTGCTGACGGCCCAGAAGTCCCTGCTGAGCTCGCGGAACAAGAACATCCCGGCGGCCTTCGCGGAGCTGCGGCAGAACATTCCCGCCCTGCCGGCAGGCGAAGAGACCGGCTACCAGGACGACAAACTCTTCGGCACCCAGATCGCTTACCGTAAGGCGCCGCTGGCAGGTTTCGACACGGAGAGCGTGAAACTGGTCCGGGACGGCGATCTGTATCGCTTCACGTTGCCGCTCGATCCGTCGAAATACGGCGGAAAGGTGGCGCAGCAGAATCCGCAGCAGCAGCAGGCATTCCTCAAGTTGATGTCGTTTGAGATCTCGGTGACGTTTCCCGGCCGAGTGATCGACAGCAATGGCACAGTCAACGGCCGGTCGGTCAGCTGGAAGGTGGACTCCAACCAGGACAAGCCGACCGAGCTGCGTGCCGTGGCCGAGGCGCCACCTCGACCGTCCGCCTCGCCGGCCGCCGCCGGCGACGGAGGCGGGTTCCCCTGGCTGCTCATCGTCGGCGGAGCGCTCCTCCTGCTGCTGCTCGCCGCGGTGGTCGTACTCCTGTTGCGCCGCCGTCACCCCGCGGCGCCGGCTGCGCCGGGACCGACCGCGCCGGGCCCGCCCGCCGGCGCCCCGGGGCCCGGCTGA